From the genome of Mycetocola spongiae, one region includes:
- a CDS encoding MMPL family transporter, translated as MSSLLYSLGRWAFGARKLVLGAWLLLLVLLGAGAGLFSQGTENNFTIPGTESQEALDSLATTFPQISGASGQVVVVTKDGLSVSDPAVVADITTAVADLGKVHQVAGAVSPFDSTVTGSVSSNDRAALISIQFDGDMTEVSERTVEDIRHVVDNLRESLPAGSTATLGGEVFAAAIPEIGISEGLGVIVALIVLIFTFGSFVAAGMPLINALLGVGVSALAIMGVTAFAPIPSTTLMLALMLGLAVGIDYALFIIARHTEQLARGMEARESAARAVATAGSAVVFAGLTVIIALIGLFVAGIPFLTIMGIGAAGSVAVAVLISLTLVPAMLGFAGDRLRPKTGSRGERRALKRAAGREARAAARSGERVPAEQNTPAAEAHSPADHPAGPPPNRFFLGWVRAVTRFPLVTIIVIVLGLGAAALPALHLRLALPDASTQAPSSEARQTFDSITENFGAGFTGPLIVTGTIVKSTDPLKLMADMAEEIRGLDGVESVPLATPNESADTGIIQVIPTGGPNSPETQELVAEIRSLHDHFEDKYGVSLSVTGYTAMAIDVSARLGEALLPFGILVVGLSLVLLTMVFRSLWVPIKATLGYLLSVGVSFGVVAAVFELGWGAEFFNLHSTGPVMSFMPILLMGVLFGLAMDYEVFLVARMREEYVHGATARQAIERGFTGSAKVVTAAAIIMFAVFAAFVPEGDTSIKPIALGLAVGVFVDAFIVRMMLVPAVLALLGDRAWYMPRWLDRILPSFDVEGEGMQHEIAMRDWPEPGNDDALVGADLRPGGTGFAPFGISVRPGQTLLVDGPPQAVTTTLLTLTGRRTLQDGLLKVAGLALPTRAALVRRRAGFANMPRMSREGLERLLSERPRILALDGVDRLDPAGRAALRARLERAQAEAEGRGEPLTLILGVEDLDLAADVLPPTARIVRASLVARATTESEVRA; from the coding sequence GTGTCCTCACTTCTCTACTCGCTGGGCCGCTGGGCCTTCGGGGCCCGCAAGCTGGTGCTCGGTGCCTGGCTCCTGCTCCTGGTGCTGCTCGGCGCCGGCGCGGGTCTCTTCTCGCAGGGTACCGAAAATAACTTTACGATTCCCGGAACCGAATCGCAGGAGGCACTGGATAGCCTCGCCACCACGTTCCCCCAGATCAGCGGAGCCTCCGGGCAGGTTGTGGTGGTCACCAAGGACGGCCTGAGTGTATCCGATCCGGCCGTGGTGGCCGATATCACCACCGCCGTGGCCGATCTGGGCAAGGTCCATCAGGTCGCCGGGGCGGTGTCTCCCTTTGATTCCACCGTGACCGGCAGCGTGTCCTCCAATGACCGCGCGGCGCTCATCTCCATCCAGTTCGACGGCGATATGACCGAGGTCTCCGAGCGCACCGTGGAGGATATCCGCCACGTCGTGGATAACCTGCGCGAGTCCCTCCCCGCGGGCAGCACCGCGACGCTCGGCGGCGAGGTCTTCGCCGCGGCCATCCCGGAGATCGGAATCTCCGAGGGGCTCGGCGTGATCGTGGCCCTGATCGTGCTGATCTTCACGTTCGGCTCGTTTGTGGCCGCCGGAATGCCCCTCATCAACGCGCTCCTCGGCGTGGGCGTCTCGGCCCTCGCCATCATGGGCGTCACGGCGTTTGCCCCGATCCCCTCCACGACCCTCATGCTCGCGCTCATGCTTGGGCTCGCGGTGGGCATCGACTATGCGCTCTTTATCATCGCGCGGCATACCGAACAGCTCGCGCGCGGCATGGAGGCCCGGGAATCCGCGGCCCGCGCGGTGGCCACCGCCGGATCGGCCGTGGTCTTTGCCGGACTCACCGTGATCATCGCCCTGATCGGTCTATTTGTGGCCGGAATCCCCTTCCTCACCATCATGGGTATCGGGGCCGCCGGCTCCGTGGCCGTGGCCGTGCTGATCTCCCTCACCCTGGTCCCCGCGATGCTCGGCTTTGCCGGGGATCGCCTGCGCCCCAAGACCGGCAGCCGCGGCGAACGCCGCGCCCTGAAGCGCGCGGCCGGCCGCGAGGCCCGCGCCGCCGCCCGCTCCGGCGAGCGGGTCCCGGCCGAGCAGAACACCCCCGCGGCCGAGGCGCACTCCCCCGCCGATCACCCCGCGGGGCCCCCGCCCAACCGCTTCTTCCTGGGCTGGGTGCGCGCGGTCACGCGCTTCCCCCTCGTCACCATCATCGTGATCGTGCTGGGGCTGGGCGCCGCGGCCCTGCCCGCGCTGCACCTGCGCCTCGCGCTGCCCGATGCCAGCACCCAGGCCCCCAGCAGCGAGGCCCGGCAGACATTCGATAGCATCACGGAAAACTTCGGCGCGGGCTTCACCGGGCCGCTGATCGTGACCGGCACCATCGTGAAATCCACCGACCCGCTGAAGCTCATGGCCGATATGGCCGAGGAGATTCGGGGGCTGGACGGCGTGGAATCCGTGCCGCTGGCCACACCCAATGAGAGTGCCGATACCGGCATCATCCAGGTGATCCCCACGGGCGGACCCAATTCCCCGGAGACCCAGGAGCTCGTGGCGGAGATTCGTTCGCTGCACGATCACTTCGAGGATAAATACGGGGTATCCCTCTCCGTCACGGGCTATACCGCCATGGCCATCGACGTCTCCGCGCGCCTCGGCGAGGCACTGCTGCCCTTCGGAATCCTCGTGGTGGGCCTCTCCCTCGTGCTGCTGACCATGGTCTTCCGCTCGCTCTGGGTCCCCATTAAAGCCACGCTCGGCTATCTGCTCAGCGTGGGCGTGAGCTTCGGCGTGGTGGCCGCGGTCTTTGAGCTGGGCTGGGGTGCGGAGTTCTTCAACCTGCACTCCACGGGGCCGGTGATGAGCTTCATGCCGATCCTGCTGATGGGTGTGCTCTTTGGCCTGGCCATGGACTATGAGGTCTTCCTCGTGGCCCGGATGCGCGAGGAATACGTGCACGGGGCCACCGCCCGGCAGGCCATCGAGCGCGGATTCACCGGCTCGGCCAAGGTGGTTACGGCCGCCGCGATCATCATGTTTGCGGTATTCGCCGCCTTTGTGCCCGAGGGAGATACCAGCATTAAGCCGATCGCGCTGGGCCTGGCCGTGGGTGTATTTGTGGACGCGTTTATCGTGCGCATGATGCTGGTGCCCGCGGTCCTCGCGCTGCTGGGCGACCGCGCCTGGTATATGCCGCGCTGGCTGGACCGCATCCTGCCGTCCTTCGATGTGGAGGGCGAGGGCATGCAGCACGAGATCGCGATGCGCGACTGGCCCGAACCCGGCAATGACGATGCCCTGGTGGGTGCCGATCTGCGCCCCGGGGGCACCGGATTTGCCCCGTTTGGCATCTCGGTGCGCCCCGGACAGACCCTCCTGGTGGACGGTCCCCCGCAGGCGGTCACCACCACGCTGCTCACCCTCACCGGGCGGCGCACACTCCAGGACGGCCTCCTGAAGGTGGCCGGGCTTGCGCTGCCCACCCGGGCCGCGCTGGTGCGCCGGCGCGCGGGCTTTGCCAATATGCCGCGGATGAGCCGCGAGGGGCTCGAACGACTCCTCTCCGAGCGGCCCCGCATCCTTGCGCTGGACGGGGTGGATCGGCTGGATCCCGCCGGCCGCGCCGCCCTGCGCGCCCGCCTCGAGCGGGCCCAGGCCGAGGCCGAGGGGCGCGGCGAGCCGCTGACCCTGATTCTGGGCGTGGAGGATCTTGATCTTGCCGCCGATGTCCTTCCCCCCACCGCGCGGATCGTGCGCGCCAGCCTGGTTGCCCGGGCCACTACCGAAAGTGAGGTGCGCGCATGA
- a CDS encoding TetR/AcrR family transcriptional regulator, which produces MTTNSEQIGQPAGQQAPAAESSRRLKTRQRLIDAAYTVFAERGFAAASVEHIVEQAGFTRGAFYSNFESKVELFFALAEQENGVRFERLEAGIATYLPEDSGPRALSAEQITQVVREFLSLQPDDRMWFLLQSEFSLLAMRDPELGKAYLEGERMMCGKLAERLSAMLAAVGLRFTIDPEIMARVLADMYTSGMQDMVLAGSDSPGADAIDAVADTISLFVRALTTPLDEPGS; this is translated from the coding sequence ATGACAACTAACAGCGAACAGATCGGCCAACCGGCGGGGCAACAGGCCCCGGCGGCCGAATCCTCGCGGCGACTCAAAACGCGACAGCGCCTGATCGATGCGGCCTATACGGTTTTTGCCGAGCGGGGCTTTGCCGCGGCCTCGGTGGAGCACATCGTGGAGCAGGCGGGCTTTACCCGCGGCGCGTTCTACTCCAATTTTGAGAGCAAGGTGGAGCTGTTTTTTGCGCTCGCCGAGCAGGAAAACGGCGTGCGTTTTGAGCGCCTGGAGGCGGGCATCGCCACGTATCTGCCGGAGGATTCCGGGCCCCGGGCGCTCAGTGCCGAGCAGATTACCCAGGTGGTGCGCGAGTTCCTCTCGCTGCAACCCGATGACCGCATGTGGTTCCTGCTGCAGAGCGAGTTCAGCCTCCTGGCGATGCGCGATCCCGAGCTGGGCAAGGCCTATCTTGAGGGTGAGCGGATGATGTGTGGCAAGCTCGCCGAGCGCCTTTCCGCGATGCTCGCGGCGGTGGGGCTGCGCTTCACGATCGACCCCGAGATCATGGCGCGGGTCCTGGCCGATATGTATACCTCGGGCATGCAGGACATGGTGCTCGCGGGTTCCGATAGCCCCGGCGCGGATGCGATCGACGCGGTGGCCGATACCATTTCGCTCTTTGTGCGCGCACTCACCACGCCCCTGGACGAGCCCGGTTCCTAG
- a CDS encoding alpha/beta hydrolase translates to MGWPDSEPEAGDFEELAQTAHRLIREAEDLVAPITILAQVIVHSAIVWTGPGSEHWRARIAAQQHALVARAEREREAGEALRTCARALEDIVWEARMLKLRRDSALEDYRAALRVMQSRGECLYMPNTPATGPGPMLAGRAEYAAADRELERVAKHRHEVEATCENRIHDLLPDSWAALGRVGSIAGVAPSTLTPAALTAALGYCSEPQIREYLDSLTAAEVATLWPQLPEDLVQRLLHASPHFVGNLNGVPFRVRDEANVLALTRDHEALTDRLAELDGLIITTPAGASITPETPEQIRLIQERNALRERLADLDELWTLFQEGDGRTVKPPRRLIAYEPQAEGPPLVSIALGDLDNAHNISTFIPGMNSSAAHPGGYLQGVKNIIGLDHDQAAVLFLGYRSPDLISVSGEGLAREGAPRFNRLLAGIAAVREGEDTRLNVIGHSYGTTMLAYALSRNRVPISSVTFLGSAGIPPQFRGNSLRVPPSRIFVTEAHGDVLADTGRALSMRWNPEHPDFGVTIFGSDGTTLPDGTVLLPVTDHHAEVRGDGKYSGAYLDRDTEVIRNIKKIIAGRFDDLTPGDDSDATGIRLGPWVWNTDSPGEESDEDSEDG, encoded by the coding sequence ATGGGGTGGCCGGATAGCGAGCCGGAGGCGGGAGATTTTGAGGAGCTGGCCCAGACGGCCCATAGGCTGATCCGGGAGGCCGAGGACCTCGTCGCCCCGATCACCATCCTGGCGCAGGTGATTGTGCACTCGGCCATCGTCTGGACCGGTCCCGGGAGCGAGCACTGGAGGGCCCGGATAGCAGCCCAGCAACACGCCCTGGTGGCCCGGGCCGAGCGCGAACGGGAGGCCGGCGAGGCGCTTCGCACGTGTGCACGCGCGCTTGAGGATATTGTCTGGGAGGCGCGCATGCTGAAGCTGCGCCGGGACTCCGCACTCGAGGATTATCGGGCGGCCCTGCGGGTGATGCAGTCCCGGGGGGAATGCCTGTATATGCCCAATACCCCCGCCACGGGTCCGGGGCCCATGCTCGCGGGGCGGGCGGAATATGCCGCCGCCGATCGTGAGCTGGAGCGCGTCGCCAAGCATCGACACGAGGTCGAGGCCACCTGTGAGAATAGGATCCACGACCTGCTCCCGGATTCCTGGGCCGCGCTGGGCCGGGTGGGTTCGATAGCCGGGGTCGCCCCCTCGACCCTGACCCCGGCGGCCCTCACCGCGGCGCTGGGATACTGCTCCGAGCCGCAGATCCGCGAGTATCTTGATTCACTCACGGCCGCGGAGGTGGCGACGCTCTGGCCGCAGCTCCCGGAGGATCTGGTCCAGCGCCTGCTCCATGCGTCGCCCCATTTTGTGGGCAATCTAAATGGCGTGCCGTTTCGGGTCCGGGACGAGGCCAATGTACTGGCCCTCACCCGCGACCACGAGGCGCTCACGGACCGGCTCGCGGAGCTGGACGGGCTCATCATCACCACCCCCGCGGGGGCCAGCATCACCCCGGAGACCCCCGAGCAGATACGCCTCATCCAGGAGCGTAATGCGCTGCGCGAGCGCCTCGCCGATCTCGATGAGCTCTGGACCCTATTCCAAGAAGGTGATGGCAGGACCGTCAAACCACCGCGCCGGCTGATCGCCTATGAGCCCCAGGCCGAGGGGCCCCCGCTGGTCTCAATCGCGCTGGGCGACCTCGATAATGCCCATAATATCTCCACGTTTATACCCGGCATGAATAGTTCGGCCGCGCATCCCGGCGGCTACCTGCAGGGTGTGAAAAATATCATCGGGCTCGATCACGATCAGGCTGCCGTATTATTCCTGGGCTACCGGAGCCCGGATCTGATCTCTGTGAGCGGCGAGGGGCTGGCCCGGGAGGGTGCACCCCGCTTTAATCGGCTTCTCGCCGGGATCGCCGCGGTGCGCGAGGGCGAGGATACCCGGCTGAACGTGATTGGCCATTCCTATGGCACCACGATGCTCGCCTATGCCCTCTCCCGGAACCGGGTCCCGATTAGTTCGGTGACCTTCCTGGGGTCGGCGGGCATCCCGCCACAGTTCCGGGGGAATAGCTTGCGGGTTCCGCCCAGCCGGATCTTTGTGACCGAGGCCCACGGCGATGTCCTGGCCGATACCGGGCGCGCCCTGAGCATGCGGTGGAACCCGGAGCATCCCGATTTTGGGGTGACCATTTTTGGCTCCGATGGCACCACCCTGCCCGATGGCACGGTGCTCCTGCCGGTGACCGATCATCACGCGGAGGTGAGGGGCGATGGGAAATATAGCGGCGCTTATTTAGACCGCGATACGGAGGTTATCCGGAACATCAAAAAAATTATCGCGGGTAGATTTGACGATCTCACCCCGGGCGATGATAGCGATGCTACCGGGATTCGGCTGGGGCCCTGGGTCTGGAATACGGATTCGCCCGGGGAGGAGAGCGATGAGGATTCCGAGGATGGCTAG
- the purL gene encoding phosphoribosylformylglycinamidine synthase subunit PurL, with product MSGISCFEEKSTPVTAIPTPVESSAAVADTVANAIATPEHEQPYAALGLADNEYAKIREILGRRPTSGELAMYSVMWSEHCSYKSSKNYLRQFGKKVTPEMTKNLMVGMGENAGVVDVGQGWAVTFKVESHNSPSYIEPFQGAATGVGGIVRDIISMGARPVAIMDQLRFGKIDHPDTARVMHGVTGGISFYGNCLGLPNIGGETIFDPVYQGNPLVNALAVGVLRHEDLHLANASGVGNKVVLFGARTGADGIGGASILSSVAFEEDGPSKRPAVQVGDPFAEKVLIECCLEMYRDELVEGIQDLGAAGISCATSELAANGDGGMFIELSNTLLRNPNLTPEEILMSESQERMMAVVTPEKLDAFLAVAAKWDVETSVMGEVTDTGRLIINWHGEEIVNVDPSTVAVDGPVYDRPVAYPTWIDALRADRAEALPRATEGAELREQFLSLVSSPNQADKSWITDQYDYYVLGNTALSFPDDGGMIRVDEESGLGIAIATDANGRYCQLDPRQGAQLALAEAYRNVSVTGATPAAVTDCLNFGSPENPEVMWQFSEAVAGLSDACLEMGIPVTGGNVSFYNQTGDTPIFPTPVVGVLGVIEDVAHRTPSGWQDDGENLYLLGVTREELSGSAWAGTVHDHLGGTPPVVDLAAEVNLGGLMQAAAAQGLVGSAHDLSDGGLAQALAEGVLRFGVGARIWFGEIMERDGVDITTAMFSESTGRVLVSVRREDDVRFRGLCAGREYPVLRVGVTDATSQTLEFQDLFTVGLDELRTSHTETLPKHFA from the coding sequence ATGTCCGGCATCAGCTGCTTCGAGGAGAAATCGACACCCGTGACCGCTATTCCCACCCCCGTAGAATCCTCGGCCGCCGTGGCCGATACCGTCGCCAATGCGATCGCCACCCCGGAGCACGAGCAGCCCTATGCCGCTCTTGGCCTCGCGGATAACGAATACGCAAAAATCCGCGAGATCCTCGGCCGCCGCCCCACCTCGGGCGAGCTAGCCATGTACTCGGTCATGTGGAGCGAGCACTGCTCCTATAAGTCGAGCAAAAACTACCTGCGCCAGTTTGGCAAAAAGGTCACCCCCGAGATGACCAAAAACCTCATGGTTGGCATGGGCGAGAACGCCGGTGTTGTGGACGTGGGCCAGGGTTGGGCCGTGACCTTTAAGGTCGAGAGCCATAACTCCCCGAGCTATATTGAGCCGTTCCAGGGCGCCGCCACCGGAGTGGGTGGAATCGTCCGCGACATCATCTCGATGGGTGCACGCCCCGTGGCGATCATGGATCAGCTGCGCTTCGGAAAGATCGATCACCCCGATACCGCGCGCGTGATGCACGGTGTGACCGGCGGCATCTCCTTCTACGGCAACTGCCTGGGCCTGCCCAATATCGGCGGCGAGACCATTTTTGATCCGGTATATCAGGGCAACCCGCTGGTAAACGCCCTCGCCGTGGGTGTCCTGCGGCACGAGGACCTGCACCTGGCCAATGCCTCGGGCGTGGGCAATAAGGTGGTCCTCTTTGGTGCCCGCACGGGTGCCGATGGCATCGGCGGGGCCTCGATCCTCTCCTCCGTGGCCTTCGAGGAGGACGGCCCCTCCAAGCGCCCCGCGGTGCAGGTGGGTGACCCCTTCGCCGAGAAGGTGCTGATCGAGTGCTGTCTCGAAATGTATCGCGATGAGCTGGTCGAGGGTATCCAGGACCTCGGCGCCGCCGGAATCTCCTGCGCCACGAGCGAGCTCGCGGCCAATGGCGATGGCGGAATGTTCATCGAGCTGAGCAATACCCTGCTGCGCAACCCGAATCTGACGCCCGAGGAAATCCTCATGTCGGAATCGCAGGAGCGCATGATGGCCGTGGTGACCCCCGAGAAGCTTGACGCCTTCCTGGCCGTGGCCGCAAAATGGGACGTCGAGACCTCCGTGATGGGCGAGGTGACCGATACCGGCCGCCTGATCATCAACTGGCACGGCGAGGAAATCGTCAACGTGGACCCGAGCACCGTGGCCGTGGACGGCCCGGTCTATGACCGTCCCGTGGCCTATCCCACCTGGATCGACGCGCTGCGCGCCGATCGCGCCGAGGCCCTGCCCCGCGCCACCGAGGGCGCCGAGCTGCGCGAGCAGTTCCTGTCCCTCGTATCCTCGCCCAATCAGGCGGATAAGTCCTGGATCACCGATCAGTACGACTATTACGTGCTGGGCAATACCGCGCTGTCCTTCCCCGATGACGGTGGAATGATCCGCGTGGACGAGGAGAGCGGCCTCGGCATCGCGATCGCCACCGATGCCAACGGTCGTTACTGCCAGCTCGACCCCCGCCAGGGAGCCCAGCTGGCCCTCGCCGAGGCCTATCGCAACGTCTCCGTCACCGGCGCCACCCCGGCCGCCGTGACCGACTGCCTCAACTTCGGTTCCCCCGAGAACCCCGAGGTGATGTGGCAGTTCTCCGAGGCCGTGGCCGGACTCTCCGATGCGTGCCTGGAAATGGGCATCCCGGTTACCGGCGGAAACGTCTCGTTTTATAACCAGACCGGCGATACCCCGATCTTCCCGACCCCCGTGGTGGGTGTGCTCGGCGTGATCGAGGATGTGGCCCACCGCACCCCGAGCGGCTGGCAGGATGACGGCGAAAACCTGTACCTGCTGGGCGTGACCCGGGAGGAGCTCTCGGGCTCGGCCTGGGCCGGCACCGTGCACGATCACCTCGGCGGTACCCCGCCCGTGGTGGACCTCGCGGCCGAGGTAAACCTCGGTGGCCTGATGCAGGCCGCCGCCGCGCAGGGTCTGGTGGGTTCGGCCCATGACCTCTCCGATGGTGGACTCGCGCAGGCCCTGGCCGAGGGTGTGCTGCGCTTCGGCGTGGGTGCCCGGATCTGGTTTGGCGAGATCATGGAGCGCGATGGCGTAGACATCACCACCGCGATGTTCTCGGAGTCCACGGGCCGCGTGCTGGTCTCCGTGCGCCGCGAGGATGACGTGCGTTTCCGGGGCCTGTGCGCCGGTCGCGAGTATCCGGTGCTGCGCGTGGGCGTGACCGATGCCACCTCGCAGACCCTTGAGTTCCAGGACCTCTTCACGGTGGGCCTGGACGAGCTGCGCACCTCGCATACCGAGACGCTGCCGAAGCACTTCGCCTAG
- a CDS encoding VanZ family protein: protein MGNMLMLGVIALLVGGFLAVILMVPFIALSYRRHGRLSFWRAVGWLALLIYFFAIWTYTLLPLPETDTYRASGTQLIPLESVRDIRNYAHGSVGQLLRNEAVQQVALNVLLFMPLGFLIRTLFRRGFIIATLSGFALSLLVELTQLTAVWGLFPRPYRVFDVDDLLANTLGALLGSLVAFLFVGFARREEGTRSEPRRVTAGRRFLGMLCDFMFVSLLGFLLVIGWRLYRGLVLGMSVEAINDGTEWIFGLAIPLGIQLLWVLLRGTTVGESAVLLAPRYGRVPIALARPLRFIFGIGGYTVLTALDTPVTALIVPLFVLASIIAVWATTDRRGLACALSGSTVVDARLGAGEPVPTR from the coding sequence ATGGGAAATATGCTGATGCTGGGTGTGATTGCGCTGCTCGTGGGCGGTTTCCTCGCCGTGATACTGATGGTGCCGTTTATCGCGCTGAGCTATCGCCGGCACGGGAGGCTGTCGTTTTGGCGCGCGGTGGGCTGGCTTGCGCTGCTGATCTATTTTTTCGCGATCTGGACCTATACCCTGCTGCCGCTGCCCGAGACCGATACCTATCGGGCCTCCGGGACCCAGCTGATCCCGCTCGAGAGCGTGCGCGATATCCGAAATTATGCACACGGTTCGGTGGGTCAGCTGCTGCGCAATGAGGCCGTGCAACAGGTGGCCCTGAACGTGCTGCTGTTTATGCCGCTGGGATTTTTGATCCGCACGCTGTTTCGGCGCGGCTTTATCATCGCCACCCTCTCCGGTTTTGCCCTCTCCCTGCTGGTCGAGCTCACCCAGCTCACCGCCGTATGGGGCCTGTTCCCGCGCCCGTATCGCGTATTTGATGTGGATGATCTGCTGGCCAATACCCTCGGCGCGCTCCTCGGTTCCCTCGTGGCATTCCTCTTTGTGGGCTTTGCCCGGCGCGAGGAAGGCACGCGGAGCGAGCCGCGCCGGGTCACCGCCGGCCGGCGCTTCCTCGGGATGCTGTGTGACTTCATGTTTGTGAGCCTGCTGGGGTTCCTGCTGGTGATCGGCTGGCGGCTCTACCGCGGGCTGGTGCTGGGGATGAGCGTGGAGGCGATCAACGACGGTACCGAGTGGATCTTTGGGCTGGCCATCCCGCTCGGCATCCAGCTGCTGTGGGTGCTGCTGCGCGGCACCACGGTGGGGGAGAGCGCCGTGCTGCTCGCGCCGCGCTATGGCCGGGTTCCGATTGCCCTGGCCCGGCCGCTGCGCTTTATCTTTGGAATCGGCGGCTATACGGTGCTCACCGCCCTGGATACCCCGGTGACCGCGCTGATCGTGCCGCTATTTGTGTTGGCCTCGATCATCGCCGTCTGGGCCACCACCGATCGTCGCGGGCTGGCCTGTGCGCTCTCGGGCAGCACGGTCGTGGACGCGCGGCTCGGCGCGGGGGAGCCGGTCCCCACGCGCTAG
- the purQ gene encoding phosphoribosylformylglycinamidine synthase subunit PurQ, which produces MTTPRIGVVTFPGSLDDRDAQRAIRIAGAEAVELWHGDHDLRGVDAIVLPGGFSYGDYLRAGAIAARAPIMSEIIDAAGKGMPVLGICNGFQMLTEAHLLPGGLIRNERGNFIRRDQKLSVETTDTAWTNAFSAGQEIIIPLKNGEGGFIASDEELDRLEGEGRVVFRYLETNPNGSMRDIAGIVNAAGNVVGLMPHPEHAVEPGFGPDTAGAMRSGTDGLGFFDSAIAALLAV; this is translated from the coding sequence ATGACCACGCCGCGCATCGGCGTTGTCACCTTCCCGGGCTCGCTGGATGATCGCGACGCCCAGCGCGCGATCCGCATCGCGGGTGCCGAGGCCGTAGAGCTCTGGCACGGCGATCACGACCTGCGCGGGGTGGACGCCATCGTGCTGCCCGGCGGATTTAGCTATGGCGATTATCTGCGCGCCGGCGCGATTGCCGCCCGCGCCCCCATCATGAGCGAAATCATCGACGCGGCGGGGAAGGGCATGCCCGTCCTCGGAATCTGCAATGGTTTCCAGATGCTCACCGAGGCACACCTGCTGCCCGGCGGCCTGATCCGCAATGAGCGCGGCAATTTTATTCGCCGCGACCAGAAGCTCAGCGTGGAAACCACCGATACCGCATGGACCAATGCGTTCAGCGCGGGCCAGGAAATCATCATCCCGCTGAAAAACGGTGAGGGCGGATTTATCGCCTCCGATGAGGAGCTGGATCGCCTCGAGGGCGAGGGCCGCGTGGTCTTCCGCTATCTTGAGACCAATCCCAATGGCTCGATGCGCGATATCGCCGGCATCGTGAATGCCGCGGGCAATGTGGTGGGGCTCATGCCGCACCCCGAGCACGCTGTGGAGCCCGGCTTTGGACCCGATACCGCGGGCGCCATGCGCTCGGGTACCGATGGCCTCGGGTTCTTCGACTCCGCGATCGCGGCGCTGCTCGCCGTATAG
- the purS gene encoding phosphoribosylformylglycinamidine synthase subunit PurS, with amino-acid sequence MPTIIVEVMPKAELLDPQGKAVAGALSRLGHGAITDVRIGKRFELTVEGEVTEQVLADVATLADEIFSNQVIEDVTSISVEEATV; translated from the coding sequence ATGCCCACAATCATCGTAGAAGTCATGCCTAAGGCCGAACTGCTGGACCCTCAGGGTAAAGCCGTCGCCGGAGCCCTGAGCCGACTCGGACACGGTGCCATCACCGACGTCCGCATCGGCAAGCGCTTTGAACTCACCGTCGAGGGCGAGGTGACCGAGCAGGTGCTGGCCGATGTGGCCACCCTCGCCGACGAAATCTTCTCCAATCAGGTGATCGAAGACGTCACCAGCATCTCCGTGGAAGAGGCGACTGTATGA